The window TAGAGGTAATATGCGTAATAAATTATTACGCATAACATAGCATAAAAATTGGGATAATAAAATTTTAAATTATGAAAAAAATTAAATTCGTACTGGCCGCTTTCTTAATATTGGCCTTATCAGGTGTCAACGCGCAAAGCTATAATTTAGATGCAGATAATGCAACAATAAAATGGCATGGTAAAAAAGTTACCGGCGAACATGATGGTGAAATACAACTAAAAGAAGGTAGTTTTACAGTAAAAGACAACCGAATAACAGCAGGAACTTTTATTATTGACATGAAATCCATCACCAACAACGACATCGAGAGTGATGAATACAGGAATAAGCTGGTAAATCATTTAAAATCGGACGATTTTTTTGGCGTAGAGAAACATCCCACGGCTAAGCTTAACATTACCGATAGCAGCCCGTTTTCCAACAATGTAGCTAAGGTAAAAGGGGATTTAACCATCAAAGGAACTACTCACCCCGTTGAATTTGAAGTAACACGAAATGATAACACTTACACTACCGAGCTAACAGTTGACCGTTCCAAATACGATGTACGCTACGGTTCAAAATCATTTTTCGACAACCTGGGCGATAAAATGATCTACGATGAGTTTACCTTGAAAGTTAACATCATGGCGTTGTAAAAAACACCATAGTTCACCATAAAAAAAAAGGAATCCTGAGTAGGATTCCTTTTTTTTTATGGTTTTAATTCTAAATTTATTCCATACAAAAATCGATGCTTTGCGCCTGTGCTACAACAGCTTTATATTCCTGCGGACTTAAATCTTTGAAAAAATATTTTACCGGATCAACCTCAACACCATGCAGGTGAATTTCGTAATGAAGGTGCGGGCCAGCCGACAGGCCGGTACTTCCTACCTCGCCAATCACCTGCCCCCTTTTAACGTGGTCGCCCACTTTAACCTTTTGACTATTCATATGGGCATACAGGCTTACCAAACCATAGCCGTGATCAATTTTCACCATTTTTCCAAAGCTATCTGAGTATCTCACACTTTTTACCCTACCGTCTGCTGAGGCATATATATCGGTACCTGTATTGGCCACCAAATCAATTCCTTTGTGAGGCCTCCATCGGTTCAATATAGGATGAAACCTACGGGGATTGAATCCTGATCCTATTCTTTTTAAGTCCCAGTTGGCCACAGGTATGATAGCAGGCAGATGTTGTAAACGATCCATATTTGCCATACTCTTTTTAAAAAGTTCTTCGTAAGAGTTTTCCTGAACATTCATTTTCGCCACCAGTTTGTCCAGCTCTTTAAATGATTTAATAATGCCTTCGGGCGTATTGTTTCTTTCCAGATTCTCGTATTTATTGGTACCACCGGTTCCTGCCTGCCGTATGGAACGGCTCAGCGCATTTTCGCCTAACATGGTTCTGTACAAGCTGTCGTCTAATGCAACCAAATGCTGTAAGGTGCTACTTGCTTCATTTATTCTTTCATTCAGCACCTTTTGATTTACCTTCAATTTATTTATAAGTTGAGCCTGCAGTTTTTCTTTGGGTGTTGTGTACGATCCAAAAGCCAGAACCGCAAAGGCCATCAGACCAACTACCCCACCTGCCAACATGTATGGAAATAATCTTTTTATAACTTGCTTAAACCCTGTATCAACCCGAACATACATTAAGGTATCGGGATCGAATACATATTTTTCTTTCGCCATATTGGTAGTTCTTGCTTATTAACCTTTATTCTAATTTTTTTTATCCCTAATAGTATTAAAGCTTTTTGCACCGGTTTTCAATTCGTTGGTCAAAGACAGTGTTTTGTACGTTCTCCTACAAAAATGGTTACAAAAAAAACACAACCAACACCACAAGCACCTAACAAACAGCGCTTTAATGACAGATTTTTAAGTTGTGGAAATAAAAAAAGACAAAACACAAAATTCTCCGTCAACAATTTTGGCACATTGACGGCAAATATATAATTGTTAGTCATTTTAACAAAAAACATCAATACTTATATTTAAAAATAAATACAAGCCTAAAACCTGCAATTATTAGATACAATGCTTACCTTTGCGCTCGTTTTTACAAAATGATGTTATGGGCTTTACACAAGAGATACAACGCCGAAGAACCTTCGCCATAATTAGCCACCCCGATGCCGGAAAAACCACACTGACCGAAAAGCTACTTCTTTTTGGAGGTGCTATACATGTTGCAGGCGCCGTTAAATCAAATAAGATAAAAAAAACGGCTACTTCCGACTTTATGGAAATAGAAAAACAGCGTGGTATTTCGGTGGCAACCTCTGTAATGGGATTTGAATATAATGATCATAAAATAAACATTCTGGATACCCCGGGCCACCAGGATTTTGCCGAAGACACCTTTAGAACCTTAACGGCAGTGGATAGCGTTATTATTGTAATTGATGCCGCCAAAGGGGTAGAGAATCAAACTCGTAAGCTGATGGAAGTGTGCCGTATGCGTAACACGCCGGTAATGGTTTTCATCAATAAAATGGATCGCCCGAGCAAAGACCCCTTCGACCTGCTGGAAGAAGTAGAAGATGAACTGAAGATACAGGTACGCCCATTGAGCTGGCCTATTGGTAACGGACCGTCTTTTCAGGGGGTATATAATGTATTTGAAAATAGCCTGAACCTTTTTGAGGCCAATAAACCCACTGTGCAGGAATCCTTGGCTATCGACGATGTAAAAAATCCGGAGCTGGATAATATAATCGGAGAAGATCCGGCGCAGTTACTTCGGGAAGAAATAGAATTGATGGAGGGGGTATATCCTCAATTTGAGACCCAAAAATATCTAAAAGGTGAGCTTGCTCCGGTTTTCTTTGGGAGTGCTCTTAACAACTTTGGAGTAAACGAACTTTTAAACTGTTTTATACAAATAGCCCCAACACCACAACCATCTGAAACCACCACACGAACAATAGAACCCAATGAAGATAAATTCACCGGCTTTGTATTTAAAATACATGCCAACATGGATCCCAACCATCGTAACCGCATTGCCTTTGTAAAAATTTGTTCGGGTAAGTTTGAGCGCAACAAAAACTACCTGCATGTGCGACAGGGAAAAAATTATAAATTTTCGAGCCCCACCGCATTTATGGCCGAAAAAAAATCGGTTATCGACGAAGCCTATCCCGGCGATATCGTGGGCTTACCAGATTCAGGGAATTTTATCATTGGCGATACCCTTACCGAAGGCGAAAAAATAAACTTTAAAGGTTTGCCCAGCTTTTCGCCTGAGCTGTTCAGATATATTGAAAACGCCGACCCCATGAAAACAAAGCAGCTGAACAAGGGAATAGATCAGCTGATGGATGAAGGTGTGGCACAGCTATTTACCAGTCAGTTTAATGGGCGAAAAATAATTGGGACGGTAGGGGCACTCCAGTTTGAGGTGATTGAGCATCGCTTAAGCCACGAGTACAATGCTAAATGTCGATACGAACCAATAAACCTTTATAAAGCTTGCTGGATACGTTCGGAAAACACAACCGAGTTGGCAGATTTTAAATTACGCAAGGCACAGTATATGGCTAAGGACAAGCAGGGGCGTGATGTATTTTTGGCCGATTCGTCCTATATGCTACAACTTGCCCAACAAAATTTTACGGATATAGAATTCCATTTTACGAGCGAGTTTTAATTATTGTAAAATAAAATTTATGGGGATAGAATATTGCACTCGCACCGGTTTGCCCCTTTGTTTGCCGGGAGAAAATTCGGGCAGTTCCTGTACTACCCGTATAGCCTCCTTGTCGAGTGCGGCATCTACTCCCCTGCTTACCTGAACGTCGGTAACACTTCCATTGGGCGATACTACAAAAGTTACGTAAACACGTCCTTGGATGCCGTTTTCGGCAGCAATAACCGGATAGCGTATGGCCTGACTAACAAACTTCATCAACTCCCTGTTACCCTCTTCGGGGGTAGCGCATAGCTGGGGTCGGAATATGGGCATCTCTTCTACTACTATAAAAATTGGTGCTTCTTCCTCCACTTCTTCTTCCAGGTTTACAGGAATTTCAATTAATTTAATTTCCTGATCCTGATCTGTTTCACTATCGAACAACTCCAATTCTTCGTCAAGTTCCACATCATCATCCACTATGCTGATAATGTCGGTGGCCATTATCTTTTTAGGGGGAGGTGGAGGAGGCGTTTTAAGCTCCTGACGGGTAATAGGCACCATTTCCTCTTCGGTACGAAAGCCCGTATCGATTAATGACTGATTTACATCCCTGGTCTTAAAGTTTAGTTCCATCATAAATAATACAATAGCTAAACTGATAACAAGACCAATTTGGAAAAACATAGAGCGTTTATGCTCTAAATCTGCTTGTGTAGATTTACGTGGTATCATGGCTCCAGGTTTAAATGGTTAAAAGTCAATGTTTGTGACCTGTACCGCACCGGAGATGATATTATTTTTAAGAAAGTATAAAAAGCTTCGGCGCCGTCAGGTATTTTAAGCACTCTACTTTTTGCATGTTACGATGTATATGTTTATACGTACTCAAGCACTTTTTAGTTTCAAAAAACAGCGGATAATTTGTTGTAAAACAAAACAAAACCTTATCTTTGCGCCCGATTATTATTAATCTACATGTAATCTCTTATTGAACAAGTGGTTCACGTAATATTGCATGTATTTGTTAAATGCAAAGATATTTTAAAAAAATGGATTTACTTAAAGTTGCCGAAGACGCATTTAAAACTGAATCAAAGGAAAAACCATCTTTTGGGGCAGGAGACACCATCTCTGTATCGTACAAAATTAGAGAGGGAAACAAGGAGCGTATCCAAATTTTCAGAGGTGTAGTTATTCAGATTAAAGGTACCGGTTCCACTAAAATGGTAACCGTACGGAAGATGTCTGGAAACCAAGGGGTGGAGAGGATTTTTCCGGTTGAATCACCTTTTATCGAATCGATTGAGGTTAACCGACGCGGTAAAGTGCGTAGAAAACGTATTTACTATCTACGTGAGCGTACCGGTAAAAAAGCCCGTATCAAAGAAAAAAGAAGAATGTAAGAAACTCTTCATAAAGGAATCCCCGCCCTATCGTAGTGCGGGGATTTTTTTTGGTTAACTTATCTGGCCGGAAAGGTAATTATAAAAGTAGTACCATGCCCTGCGCTACTTTTAACCACTATGGCAGCTCCGCTCTTTTTTATAAACTCATGAACCAATTGCAAGCCCAGCCCCACACCTTTTTCGTTTTGTGTACCGTAAGTGCTGTCTATCTGGTTAAAATCAAAAAGCTTTTGTTTTTGTTGCAAACTCATCCCTATGCCCGTATCAGCAACAGCAAATACGGTTTGCCCATTCTGTTGGCTGGCATTTATACGAATAGTTCCACCCGAAGAGGTAAACTTAAATGCATTGCTAATGAGATTACGAATTGCTACACTAATGCTTACCTCATCCACAAATAAGGTGATATCCTGAGGAATAACTGTCTCAACCGTAATATGCTTATTGGTAGATATGTTTTTCAAGTGTCCTAATTCCATCTCTACCACCTGTTTTAAATTAACTTCTTTGGGCACATACCGATTGGCCTTCATTTGGTTTATTCCCCATTGCAACAGGTTATCCAATAAACTAAGCAAGTTATACGATGCGGATCGCAATTCACTGCTAACTTCCTTGAGTGTTTCTGTTTCGTTATCCTCAATAAGCATTTCAACTGTTTTGGCATAACTATAAAAATTAGCAAGGGGACTACGCAAATCATGCGATAAAATAGAAAAAAACCTATTTTTGGTTGCATTGGCCAATTCCAGTTCATCGTGCTGTGCTTGTAATTTCCGGTTTGCTATATTTCTATCCTTATTATTTTTTAGCATTACAATTACCAACACAATCAATAGCGTCATTACCGAAATTAAAGCTACGGCTATGGTTAAATATCGTTTGGCTTGAACCTTCTGAACATCAATTTCTTTTTGTTTTTGCGACACTTCATAACCAACACGCAGGTTCGCTATATCGCGAATGTTTTGTTCGTTGTTAATACTATCGTCGTAGGCAATGTATTGCTTGTGGAAAGCATATGCGCTTTTATAGTCGTTCAGCCGGCTGTAAATATCCGACAGGCGCAAACTGGCATCGCGCACCTGTTCTTTTAGGCCATACTGCAGAGCCAGATCTAAGCTTTTCTGCGCCATTATTTGGGCGCTATCGTAGGCTTCATGGTGCAGATACATTTGGGCCAATCCGTCAAGGTACGAGGACAGTGCGTAATTATCGTTCAAGGGTTTTAGAATCCCAATTGAACTATTTAGATTGCTTTTAGCACTATCGGGTTTATTTAAGCCCACATAAGCCAAACCGGCATTGCCTTTTGCGTAGGCTACACCATAAGGATATGGGATGGACTGATACAGGGATTCTGCTATATGAAAATAATACAGGGCTTTGTTAAATCGTTTTGTTTCCCGGTATAATTCGCCAAGATTAAGATAGGCCGCCGATATTTTTATAGTATCTTGTAATGATTGCAGGAGTTGAATCGCCTCGTTGTAGGTTTTCTCCGAACTATGATAATCACTGTTTCTTTTATGCAAACGTGCCAGCTCGCCTAAACATACCGCCTCACCTTCTTTGCTTCCTATAGCCGAATACAACTCTTTACTTTGGTATAAAAGTTCAATGGCTCCTTTTGTATCACCTATTAAACTCTGCCCGTATGCTTCTAAAAAACATGCAGACGCCATCCATGCCTTATTGTTACTTATTTTAGCGTGCTCAAATGCCAACTGTGCATAGGTAATTTTTTCCTTCGGATCTTTTGAATGGAGAGAAATCGCATGCAAAATATCGTACTTTACCGAATCGCTGAGACTCCCGGCTGGCTTACGATTTAGCTCAATTCTTAAGCTATCGACATAAGCACCTTTGCTTTGGGCCATTGCGAGCGAAAATGTCACAATTAAAAATAACGTCAAAAACGTAGATTTCATGCTTTTTTAAAAATAAGAATAGGTATGAAAACACATATCTATTCTTCTTTAAATCACTTTTTTGGTGGATCTGTTTGAATTTCCGGCATAACATTCTATTTTTTAGTAGTAAACAACCTTACAATTTACTTAAAAAAACTAATATCTGCCATAAAAAACCCAAAAAAATCAAATCCATTCTTCTACTTTTGATTGAAATGCATTTCGTACTTCAGCGGGTGTTCTTCAAATTGTAAGTTTGATGCAGGTTTAAGATACTCCATACGCCCTGATTTTAATTGTACAGTAGGCATGGGCGCTCCTGTAATTTCTTGTATTGCAATGGCAGTTAAATAGTCGTCGGTTGTACCCAGTGGATAAGTATAATCATCGTTAACTTTAATATCAGGGATGAGGCCCTGTCCGTAGTCAATTGAGTTGTCGGTATTTTCGGCTCGCATTATAATGGGCTGAATGGCCCAGGTATGCTTTTTATTTTCATCTTTTATAGTTGTGGACCCATAGTACTTACCATGTGTTTGTTCACCAATTTGCACCACATTCATGTAAGGCGACAGACTATAAATAACCATTTCGCTGGCCGAAGCCGTCCCCTGGGTGGTCAGTACATACAGGTTACTCAAATCGAGGTTATTTACATTGTCTTCAAAATAGTCTTCAAAAAAATCCGTATAGGTATCCGGCAGTTCCGTCTTTATAGCGGCTTCCAGTCCTTCATTGTATGCCGATCGTAAAAACAACTTGCCCGCACAGGAAGCCGGGCATATCATACTTGCCAATAGCCGAGCCGTTGAAACTGCCCCACCACCGTTATATCGGAGATCTAAAATTAAATCAGTCACTCTCTCGGCTTTGAAATGAGCAAAAACAGCCTGCAGTTCATCGTCAAAATCATCAATAAAACCAGTAAAAGCAAGGTATGCTATAAGTTTACCCTCCACATTAAAAACATTATGGCTTAATATCGG of the Saccharicrinis carchari genome contains:
- a CDS encoding YceI family protein, whose amino-acid sequence is MKKIKFVLAAFLILALSGVNAQSYNLDADNATIKWHGKKVTGEHDGEIQLKEGSFTVKDNRITAGTFIIDMKSITNNDIESDEYRNKLVNHLKSDDFFGVEKHPTAKLNITDSSPFSNNVAKVKGDLTIKGTTHPVEFEVTRNDNTYTTELTVDRSKYDVRYGSKSFFDNLGDKMIYDEFTLKVNIMAL
- a CDS encoding energy transducer TonB, coding for MIPRKSTQADLEHKRSMFFQIGLVISLAIVLFMMELNFKTRDVNQSLIDTGFRTEEEMVPITRQELKTPPPPPPKKIMATDIISIVDDDVELDEELELFDSETDQDQEIKLIEIPVNLEEEVEEEAPIFIVVEEMPIFRPQLCATPEEGNRELMKFVSQAIRYPVIAAENGIQGRVYVTFVVSPNGSVTDVQVSRGVDAALDKEAIRVVQELPEFSPGKQRGKPVRVQYSIPINFILQ
- a CDS encoding M23 family metallopeptidase, with product MAKEKYVFDPDTLMYVRVDTGFKQVIKRLFPYMLAGGVVGLMAFAVLAFGSYTTPKEKLQAQLINKLKVNQKVLNERINEASSTLQHLVALDDSLYRTMLGENALSRSIRQAGTGGTNKYENLERNNTPEGIIKSFKELDKLVAKMNVQENSYEELFKKSMANMDRLQHLPAIIPVANWDLKRIGSGFNPRRFHPILNRWRPHKGIDLVANTGTDIYASADGRVKSVRYSDSFGKMVKIDHGYGLVSLYAHMNSQKVKVGDHVKRGQVIGEVGSTGLSAGPHLHYEIHLHGVEVDPVKYFFKDLSPQEYKAVVAQAQSIDFCME
- the rplS gene encoding 50S ribosomal protein L19; translation: MDLLKVAEDAFKTESKEKPSFGAGDTISVSYKIREGNKERIQIFRGVVIQIKGTGSTKMVTVRKMSGNQGVERIFPVESPFIESIEVNRRGKVRRKRIYYLRERTGKKARIKEKRRM
- a CDS encoding tetratricopeptide repeat-containing sensor histidine kinase, producing MKSTFLTLFLIVTFSLAMAQSKGAYVDSLRIELNRKPAGSLSDSVKYDILHAISLHSKDPKEKITYAQLAFEHAKISNNKAWMASACFLEAYGQSLIGDTKGAIELLYQSKELYSAIGSKEGEAVCLGELARLHKRNSDYHSSEKTYNEAIQLLQSLQDTIKISAAYLNLGELYRETKRFNKALYYFHIAESLYQSIPYPYGVAYAKGNAGLAYVGLNKPDSAKSNLNSSIGILKPLNDNYALSSYLDGLAQMYLHHEAYDSAQIMAQKSLDLALQYGLKEQVRDASLRLSDIYSRLNDYKSAYAFHKQYIAYDDSINNEQNIRDIANLRVGYEVSQKQKEIDVQKVQAKRYLTIAVALISVMTLLIVLVIVMLKNNKDRNIANRKLQAQHDELELANATKNRFFSILSHDLRSPLANFYSYAKTVEMLIEDNETETLKEVSSELRSASYNLLSLLDNLLQWGINQMKANRYVPKEVNLKQVVEMELGHLKNISTNKHITVETVIPQDITLFVDEVSISVAIRNLISNAFKFTSSGGTIRINASQQNGQTVFAVADTGIGMSLQQKQKLFDFNQIDSTYGTQNEKGVGLGLQLVHEFIKKSGAAIVVKSSAGHGTTFIITFPAR
- a CDS encoding S41 family peptidase, with the translated sequence MRNLNLTPKFILVALAFICVLGACSDDVEIDPAVVEINRFVSQNMKDLYLWNTEMPALNPKTQPDTKAFFDELLYKKIDRWSFITDDVDELDNYFAGIRKELGYSLRGYYLKEGSDQVVAYVEYVEPGGPADRAGVKRGDLIIKVQDEDITPDNYSTLFFADKLTIGLGLITDSGLRDSPTSITFNSEVLQVNPILSHNVFNVEGKLIAYLAFTGFIDDFDDELQAVFAHFKAERVTDLILDLRYNGGGAVSTARLLASMICPASCAGKLFLRSAYNEGLEAAIKTELPDTYTDFFEDYFEDNVNNLDLSNLYVLTTQGTASASEMVIYSLSPYMNVVQIGEQTHGKYYGSTTIKDENKKHTWAIQPIIMRAENTDNSIDYGQGLIPDIKVNDDYTYPLGTTDDYLTAIAIQEITGAPMPTVQLKSGRMEYLKPASNLQFEEHPLKYEMHFNQK
- a CDS encoding peptide chain release factor 3, giving the protein MGFTQEIQRRRTFAIISHPDAGKTTLTEKLLLFGGAIHVAGAVKSNKIKKTATSDFMEIEKQRGISVATSVMGFEYNDHKINILDTPGHQDFAEDTFRTLTAVDSVIIVIDAAKGVENQTRKLMEVCRMRNTPVMVFINKMDRPSKDPFDLLEEVEDELKIQVRPLSWPIGNGPSFQGVYNVFENSLNLFEANKPTVQESLAIDDVKNPELDNIIGEDPAQLLREEIELMEGVYPQFETQKYLKGELAPVFFGSALNNFGVNELLNCFIQIAPTPQPSETTTRTIEPNEDKFTGFVFKIHANMDPNHRNRIAFVKICSGKFERNKNYLHVRQGKNYKFSSPTAFMAEKKSVIDEAYPGDIVGLPDSGNFIIGDTLTEGEKINFKGLPSFSPELFRYIENADPMKTKQLNKGIDQLMDEGVAQLFTSQFNGRKIIGTVGALQFEVIEHRLSHEYNAKCRYEPINLYKACWIRSENTTELADFKLRKAQYMAKDKQGRDVFLADSSYMLQLAQQNFTDIEFHFTSEF